One genomic region from Streptomyces sp. NBC_00457 encodes:
- a CDS encoding DEAD/DEAH box helicase: MTTPAGLDAFRAVDALRDAYLRYYDTAFRLRDDRLQAERRALLEQAGSISAEPYVELRPRYQQVDRDLQASMKDADPTGELSAFAACGLFDRPEMKLYTHQERMLTGTAAPGKNAVVTAGTGSGKTEAFMLPIIADLIRESRSWTGGPAPFDPWWQKSSTPFRSQREGESGHRPKAVRAMVLYPMNALVDDQLVRLRRTLDSAAARAWLRHNRQGHRFYFGRFTGATPVTGVRPDATPGRANRSNGSLEELRKHLNATETRHAKAVEVDRAKMDQQGRQYFVPSLDGAEMRSRWDMYDAPPDILITNYSMLNVMLQRSRDRGFFDSTAEWLHTTPDARFTLVVDELHMYRGTAGTEVAYLIRNLKQRLGLAGHSEKLRVLAASASLDEKRAEDRQFLQEFFAIGKETFEFIPGLPAPRPVGPPAIQSAAQALAEAAEQDLTSEQAAELLKQTGADAAVFKALGGDGTAVAPPAIPATELAAKLFPESSPRGALTALRGAATAIRTATADEKHTRPQLRIHLFFRNVAGIWACTDPDCTAVSAEYASPERRIGRLYTVPRSTCDCGARVLELVYCLSCGEAMLGGYAPRNAFGRTNFSSFLLPDSPDLSRVPDASRSDRTADNYVVYWPTDQIQRADDDGKWTADGGKVTFAFRRSRLEPGSGRLENDGEDWTGWSFHVRSQRSRDSSGQPKADTGRIPAFPTRCPCCGADWERTWNPATKATLPPLDPARFVSPIRGMRTGFEKVNQLLADELAEQFRERRDRKLLIFTDSRRDAAKLAPGIALRHYQDLVRLVTLDELSKLEASTAGIAAVRALADGDKSDEVKEAVAQLEEVMPDVVRDLLFAVMRGDEEAVLRAEAQLATAPSLRDLVRSRVHPRLLRLGVNPAGTMRSAQGHNGTDWYSIYDWTDDQPKLRDYASAADKAAAFSTEGGLLENALESLFSGGGRDVESIGLGYISILQTAPDSTSLGQASLRLLAGMRRFNGMDRDPRTKAPSKLRTYWKAVALHRGPEWDEDSVQREAEKAWGNSVREYLIDPAKVCIRQPGPTMRVCSTCGCRHLTDAADVCIRCHATLPVDSAPVERAWEDDYYAWKAHSRRGEFPMNSAELTGQTGRTEAQARQARFQGVFLQEEIEKVHELDLLSVTTTMEAGVDIGPLSAVVMANMPPSRFNYQQRVGRAGRRSSPVAVALTVCRGRSHDEHYFANPDAITNEPTQPPYLTLGRKEIFQRALTAEVLRLAYVALPDIGGTSNPHGEFGLADSWPAAEPHVRDWLAKYPNEIASAARALTAFTPFEHDSSPDDAWADHVIKAITNIAAQPVGAQELSERLAHAGVLPMFGFPTRVRQLYLERPKSSYPWPPDMTTDRDIAIAVSEFSPGAESIRDGEVYVAVGVTEFEAKLSREPRYIDEPLENHQTVGLCQTCNSVDTTPTGDRAVCKVCGSSEYTVVDLREPAGFRARYDRDFDGNFTWSPRTVTSRASVNLPDLARNSWHKADVYAGPATRYVINDNGGKLFSFRRAVGNWGGYIATTSVDQTKGLGAHGDPFDVALSARLQTDFLFIGPQATTDAERGLRLNFSQEPNPLYAQELSEGRRAAWYSLAFLLRAAAALHLDMARQELVAGVHTGPHPDGHAMYAFLADSLENGAGFSTHLGTSPGLAPFMDDVTELITELRQPGHAGICKTSCPRCLRDYSNMAVHPLLDWRLAADLLEVLRGSNIPDDAQRGARSLSALQSLFGGEVLLQGPTSTLQLTYRREPWVVIVKHPLEACEGRLVSPRLDTALNAARAHTQNASRVLVADWFTLEKSPVRILECLEAARRR, translated from the coding sequence GTGACCACGCCTGCCGGACTTGATGCCTTCAGAGCCGTGGACGCTCTGCGGGACGCCTACCTGCGCTATTACGACACGGCCTTCCGGCTGCGTGACGACCGCCTCCAAGCAGAACGGCGCGCCCTGCTTGAGCAGGCCGGAAGCATCTCTGCCGAGCCCTACGTCGAACTGCGGCCGCGGTACCAGCAGGTCGACCGCGATCTTCAGGCGTCCATGAAGGACGCTGACCCAACAGGAGAACTCAGCGCTTTCGCCGCATGCGGCCTCTTCGACAGACCCGAGATGAAGCTGTACACACACCAGGAGCGCATGCTTACCGGCACCGCCGCTCCCGGGAAGAACGCGGTAGTCACCGCCGGAACGGGATCCGGCAAGACCGAGGCGTTCATGCTGCCGATCATTGCGGATCTCATCCGGGAATCTCGGTCCTGGACTGGCGGCCCGGCACCCTTTGACCCCTGGTGGCAGAAGTCATCCACGCCCTTCCGCAGCCAGCGCGAAGGAGAGAGTGGGCACCGGCCCAAAGCAGTCCGTGCGATGGTCCTCTATCCCATGAACGCCCTGGTCGATGACCAACTTGTGCGTCTGCGCCGGACCCTTGACAGCGCAGCTGCCCGGGCCTGGCTGCGGCACAACCGCCAAGGCCACCGCTTCTACTTCGGCCGCTTCACCGGGGCTACGCCCGTCACCGGTGTCCGGCCGGACGCAACCCCGGGAAGGGCGAACCGTTCCAACGGCTCGCTCGAAGAGCTGCGGAAGCATCTGAACGCCACGGAAACCCGGCATGCAAAGGCGGTGGAGGTCGACCGGGCGAAGATGGACCAGCAGGGGCGGCAGTACTTCGTCCCTAGCCTGGACGGCGCTGAGATGCGCTCTCGGTGGGACATGTACGACGCCCCGCCGGACATCCTCATCACAAACTACTCAATGCTGAACGTCATGCTGCAGCGGAGCCGAGACCGCGGCTTCTTCGACAGCACCGCCGAATGGCTCCATACGACTCCCGATGCTCGCTTCACGCTCGTCGTCGACGAACTGCACATGTACCGCGGCACTGCCGGCACCGAAGTCGCCTACCTCATCAGGAACCTTAAACAACGCCTTGGTCTCGCAGGCCACTCTGAGAAACTGCGCGTCCTCGCCGCGTCTGCCTCACTCGACGAGAAGCGGGCCGAGGACCGCCAGTTCCTCCAGGAGTTCTTTGCCATTGGCAAGGAGACCTTCGAGTTCATTCCAGGCCTGCCCGCTCCCCGCCCAGTGGGCCCCCCGGCTATCCAGTCTGCTGCTCAGGCACTGGCAGAAGCCGCAGAGCAGGACCTGACCTCTGAGCAAGCTGCCGAACTCCTGAAGCAGACAGGGGCTGACGCCGCGGTCTTCAAGGCGCTGGGAGGAGACGGAACTGCCGTTGCTCCACCCGCAATCCCTGCCACGGAGCTGGCCGCGAAGCTCTTCCCGGAGAGCAGCCCTCGGGGGGCACTGACCGCGCTGCGTGGCGCCGCGACAGCTATCCGCACCGCCACCGCAGACGAAAAGCACACACGGCCGCAACTACGGATCCATCTGTTTTTCCGCAACGTTGCCGGCATCTGGGCCTGCACGGACCCGGACTGCACGGCAGTGTCCGCAGAGTACGCTTCGCCGGAGCGGCGCATCGGTCGTCTGTACACCGTGCCCCGCAGCACATGCGATTGCGGAGCACGGGTTCTGGAACTCGTCTACTGCCTCTCCTGCGGCGAAGCAATGCTGGGCGGCTACGCCCCGCGCAACGCCTTTGGCCGGACAAATTTCTCCTCTTTCCTGCTCCCTGACAGCCCTGATCTGAGCCGCGTTCCCGACGCATCCAGGAGCGACCGTACAGCGGACAACTATGTCGTTTACTGGCCGACGGATCAGATCCAGCGCGCCGACGACGACGGCAAGTGGACGGCAGACGGCGGGAAGGTCACCTTCGCCTTCCGGCGCAGCCGCCTGGAACCGGGCTCTGGGCGGCTTGAGAACGACGGCGAGGACTGGACGGGCTGGAGCTTCCACGTCAGGAGCCAGCGAAGCAGGGACAGCAGCGGACAACCCAAGGCCGACACCGGCCGGATCCCCGCGTTCCCCACAAGGTGCCCGTGCTGCGGCGCAGACTGGGAACGCACATGGAACCCCGCCACGAAAGCGACGCTGCCTCCGCTAGACCCAGCCCGGTTTGTGTCCCCAATTCGCGGGATGAGAACCGGTTTCGAGAAGGTCAACCAGCTGCTCGCCGACGAGCTGGCCGAGCAGTTCCGCGAACGACGTGATCGGAAACTGCTGATCTTCACGGACAGCCGCCGGGACGCGGCCAAACTGGCGCCGGGCATTGCCCTCCGCCACTACCAAGACCTCGTACGCCTCGTCACTCTCGATGAGCTGAGCAAACTCGAAGCCTCGACCGCGGGTATCGCAGCAGTCCGTGCTCTGGCCGACGGCGACAAGTCCGACGAGGTCAAGGAGGCCGTGGCACAACTCGAAGAGGTCATGCCCGATGTGGTAAGAGATCTTCTCTTCGCCGTGATGCGCGGCGATGAGGAAGCTGTCCTGAGAGCGGAAGCCCAGCTCGCCACCGCGCCGTCGCTGCGGGACCTCGTACGCAGCAGAGTGCACCCGAGGCTTCTCCGACTGGGCGTGAATCCTGCAGGCACGATGCGTTCCGCCCAAGGGCATAATGGCACTGACTGGTACTCCATCTACGACTGGACGGACGACCAGCCCAAGCTCCGCGACTATGCGAGTGCAGCCGACAAAGCAGCTGCATTCAGCACGGAGGGCGGGCTGCTCGAGAACGCGCTCGAATCGCTGTTCTCCGGCGGAGGGCGCGATGTTGAGTCCATTGGGCTCGGCTACATCTCCATCCTTCAAACGGCGCCAGACTCGACGTCACTTGGCCAGGCGAGCCTCCGGCTCCTGGCCGGCATGCGACGCTTCAACGGCATGGACCGGGACCCGCGCACCAAAGCCCCCAGCAAGCTTCGGACCTACTGGAAAGCAGTCGCCCTCCATCGTGGCCCTGAATGGGACGAGGACAGCGTCCAGCGGGAAGCGGAGAAGGCATGGGGCAACTCCGTACGGGAATACCTCATCGACCCGGCCAAGGTCTGTATCCGCCAGCCAGGCCCCACCATGAGAGTCTGCTCGACATGTGGTTGCCGGCACCTCACCGACGCCGCTGACGTCTGCATCCGCTGTCATGCGACGCTCCCCGTGGATTCAGCCCCTGTCGAACGAGCGTGGGAGGATGACTACTACGCGTGGAAGGCACACAGCCGACGCGGTGAATTCCCCATGAACAGCGCGGAACTCACCGGTCAGACTGGCCGCACCGAAGCACAGGCCCGACAGGCCCGTTTCCAGGGCGTCTTTCTTCAAGAAGAAATCGAGAAGGTACACGAACTTGACCTTCTCTCCGTCACGACCACGATGGAGGCGGGCGTCGATATCGGCCCGCTGTCCGCAGTTGTGATGGCGAACATGCCGCCAAGCCGGTTCAACTATCAGCAACGCGTCGGTCGCGCTGGCCGCCGCTCCAGCCCGGTGGCTGTTGCGCTGACTGTCTGCCGCGGCCGCAGTCACGACGAGCACTACTTCGCCAACCCGGACGCGATCACCAACGAACCGACCCAGCCGCCGTACCTCACCCTGGGCCGCAAGGAGATCTTCCAACGTGCCCTGACTGCCGAGGTACTGCGCCTCGCCTATGTAGCGCTTCCCGACATCGGCGGAACAAGCAATCCCCACGGGGAGTTCGGGCTCGCCGACTCCTGGCCTGCTGCCGAGCCGCACGTCCGCGACTGGCTGGCCAAATACCCTAACGAGATCGCCTCGGCCGCGCGAGCCCTGACTGCGTTCACCCCCTTCGAGCACGACTCGAGCCCCGACGATGCGTGGGCAGATCACGTCATCAAGGCGATCACGAATATCGCAGCCCAGCCTGTTGGTGCTCAGGAGCTCAGCGAGCGCCTGGCCCACGCTGGCGTCCTTCCGATGTTCGGCTTCCCCACGAGAGTGCGCCAGCTCTACCTGGAACGGCCCAAGAGTTCCTACCCCTGGCCGCCGGACATGACGACCGACCGGGATATCGCCATCGCAGTCTCCGAATTCTCCCCCGGCGCCGAGTCCATCCGGGACGGCGAGGTGTACGTCGCAGTTGGCGTCACGGAGTTCGAGGCAAAACTGTCCCGCGAGCCCAGGTATATCGACGAACCCCTCGAAAACCATCAGACAGTCGGCCTGTGCCAGACCTGCAACTCCGTCGACACCACTCCCACGGGGGATAGGGCCGTTTGCAAAGTCTGCGGATCCAGCGAGTACACCGTCGTCGACCTTCGGGAGCCAGCCGGGTTCCGGGCCCGGTACGACCGGGACTTCGACGGGAACTTCACGTGGTCACCGAGGACCGTGACCTCACGAGCGTCGGTCAATCTCCCCGACTTGGCGAGGAACTCCTGGCACAAGGCAGACGTCTATGCAGGTCCTGCGACGCGCTACGTGATTAACGACAACGGCGGCAAGCTTTTTTCGTTCCGCCGCGCCGTCGGGAACTGGGGCGGATACATCGCCACCACGAGCGTCGATCAGACGAAGGGCCTCGGAGCCCACGGCGATCCCTTCGATGTAGCACTCAGCGCACGACTCCAGACAGACTTCCTGTTCATCGGTCCCCAGGCAACCACCGACGCCGAACGCGGCCTTCGGCTCAACTTCTCCCAGGAACCGAATCCGCTGTACGCGCAGGAACTGAGCGAGGGCCGCCGGGCTGCCTGGTATTCCCTCGCCTTCCTGCTCCGCGCAGCGGCGGCACTGCATCTCGATATGGCTCGGCAGGAGCTGGTCGCCGGCGTGCACACGGGCCCTCACCCGGATGGCCACGCTATGTACGCCTTCCTTGCTGACTCCCTAGAGAACGGGGCCGGCTTCAGCACACACCTGGGCACGTCGCCGGGTCTTGCCCCCTTCATGGACGACGTCACCGAACTGATCACGGAGCTTCGGCAACCCGGACATGCAGGCATCTGCAAGACCTCCTGCCCCCGGTGTCTGCGCGACTACTCCAACATGGCAGTTCACCCCCTGCTGGACTGGAGGCTGGCCGCGGACCTGCTCGAGGTCCTGCGTGGTAGCAACATCCCGGACGACGCGCAACGCGGCGCCCGGTCGCTCTCCGCACTCCAGTCGCTCTTCGGAGGAGAAGTGCTATTGCAGGGACCGACTTCGACGCTCCAACTGACCTACCGCAGGGAGCCGTGGGTGGTCATTGTTAAGCATCCGCTCGAGGCATGCGAGGGGAGGCTAGTCAGCCCTCGGCTCGACACGGCGCTGAACGCCGCGCGAGCGCACACCCAGAACGCTTCACGGGTCCTTGTCGCCGACTGGTTCACCCTGGAGAAAAGCCCTGTCCGCATCCTGGAATGCCTTGAGGCTGCACGACGGCGGTGA